From Ammospiza caudacuta isolate bAmmCau1 chromosome 24, bAmmCau1.pri, whole genome shotgun sequence:
ttttttcagGGGAGCTTTAGCCCCCTTTCTAGTAAATTTAAGCATCCTGATGATGGGCTTGGTTTTTCAGTTGGCTGTTGCAGTAATTGCCCACAGGTGtgaaagctgctcctcaggagAATCAAACCAATCCTGAAGGAACTCCTGGGGTAGAGTTAAATTCATTCCCAACAGCTCTATGAGTTGTAGCCACCTTGTTGTGCTCACTGGGAGCTTCACCCCCTGCTCCCATTGTAATCCCCAGTAGAAATGGGTGATGGGAGCTTTTTGGAATGCCTTGAGCATATTGTGGCAAAGCGATGTCTGAACTTTCTACTTTCACATCAGCAACCTTTGTCTGTGGCAGGACAGAATCAGCATGGGCTGAAATAGCACTTAACCCTGCTTATGTTGAATATGTTTAGCATttcagtgtgcccaggtgctgtTTGCAGAGGGGCTCCTTATTGTGTGTAGCTGGGAGGTGTTTTCAGGTGTGCAGAGGGAATCTAAACTTTCCTAGGTTGCTGCGTAGAAGTTTCTGTTGTTGCAGACAACAGCAAGGTCACAGCGCTCAGTTCAATTGTCTGAGCTGACTTCATTGCTGCTTTCAAGGTATTTTGGAGGTGTCTCTCCTAATATCCAGGTGTGTGTTTCATTTCAGGCACTCAGCTCTTGCTGGCTGCAATTTCCATGCCATTTTAGGTGCTTCTTCATCGTGCTAAGTAATTGTGTGTTTTACAAACGGGTTGTTTTATGGCACTTGGTTGCTGTGGTGCAAAGCCCACTTTGGGGTAATTTGTCTAGAAAAACACTGATTGTTCCACTAAAGGAGCTCTGCATGCTTGTTTTTCCCATTAACAGATAAAACACCTGTTCCTTCAGGTGCTTGTTTCACTGAAATTTCCTTGTCCCTCAGCATTCCAAGCAATTGGCTGTTACTTCATTTTTCCTGAACACAATATTAATGATGTGTGTGGGCAGCTCGTAATAATTACTTTATCCTCCATGTGTCTTTTTGCCTCCAATATCCTCTTTGCTTGTACCAGCCTGAATTGTAACAGAGCTGTTTGTCagcaggattttctttcttttttttaattattatttttgtttgatgATCAAGTAACCTTTATaacctctttttaaaattattttctcctacTAATTGGAGCTATTGGAGTTCAGCTAGGATGAGTGCAGCTGGGTGTCTGCAGTGTGTGGATCAAGTGACTGATTAAAGTTTTAAGGCAAAGGTACCACCAAAATTTGTGGTACCTATATTTGCAGGTAGAAATTATCATCTTTTATTTTACAAGTGAGATAAAATTGAGTTTACAGGCTCCATCATTATGGGTGTGCATACTGAAATTGGCACCTGCAGCTTatttctgtggctgcagggaagAGTTTGGAAATCTTTCCCAGAGCCTGTTTGTTTCTTAAGGCACAGGTGGTATCATGGCTTAATGTCATGGTTCACAGAACCAGTACTTGAAAAAATATTGCTCCTGGAATTTGCTCCTTCTTTCTGGAATAAGCTTGGACTTCTTGTAGCTCCTGGTCCTGTGAGATGCTGCTTGCTGTGGCACACAGTTGAGAGGTTCTGGAAATGTCCTTCATGGAGCACAAATACTGCATTGGCTGAATACAAATTGTGGgtttgtggggtgtttttttgtcTGTGAGTCCCACAGAAAAGAGCAGGATGTGTGGATTGCTTTAAATAAGGGTGAGGTGCTGCTTCAGGCCTCTGCATAGCAACAGATAAGCTCTGGGCTGGCTTATCTTCTCACAGAGAATttacatttgcttttctttgtctcCTTTCTGACTTCTTTCAGCCTCAGCTTGTTTATTGCCATAAGTCATGTTCCCATCCTTGACTCTGCCCTTCTCTCTTGCATTACTCACTTGGcttcctctctgctctccctctttGCCAGCTCCTCCTTCACCCTGCCATCACCAAGCTGCTGCCACCATGTCTGAGtcttcccccagcccctctccccaggcttctcctctgctcccctctgaCAGGCACCTCCTTAAATGTCACAGCCGACTCTCTGCTAATTATCTGCCTTGCTGATTAGCAGTTTGTGcgggcagagctggctggggcTTTTTGTTAAGGCTCTGAGCAAATGCCATTTCACAGCTtctggtgctgggagctggcttgctgctctcctgcttgtAGCCCCGTGGACTCTCCATAGCCAGGTGGCTCAGGTGGATGAGTGGGAGTtgtggctccagaggggctAACACCAGAGCTCGTAAGTCCTTTGGGATCCATGCTGCTTGTTGCCTTTTTATCCCTTTGCTTCCTCGTGGAAGAGCAGAAGGGATCCACATCCTGTCTCTGCTGCATTGCTCAGTTCATCCTCTGGTTCTGTTTGTGACCCttgacagaaggaaaagcaaaactggAGGATGATTTTTCATTGTAGGACTTTTTTGCATCTGCAGTGTCAGAATGGAAGGGTTGGTGGtggcagccctgagctgtgaAACCTGGAGGAGCTCTCTCCTGGACTGAGGGAAAACCATTAGTTTTCTCATCTGGAGctgacaaaaaaattaaattggaaACTGCATTCATAAGACCTGAATAGTGCATTCCTTTTCACCTGGAAAACATCCAGCACATTTGGGGATATAAATGGGAAGTCACAGGCAAAAAAGCAGCGGAGAACTTGTTGATTTGTGTGAGCTTAATATGTGAATGGTGCAAGAAGATGTGAACAGTGTTGTTTGAATTTCAGGGGATCTGAACGGTTTGCTGATCTGGGTGCGCAGCAGACTGTTTGTATATTGTGCTGTCAAATGGTTTTGAGTTTTTCTGCCTGGTGGTGTGGTGGAATGTACATCTGTGGTGCAGATAGAGGAAGTTTGAGGGTGCTGTGCAGGAAATGGCTGATATATCAAGTACCTGCCTGTATCTAAGGTGTAAAGACTTAATGAGCCTGAAATTGCTGGAGACTCTGGTAGAAATTCTCTCTGTTGCAGCACTGAATGAGTTCTTCAGTCTGTGCTGCTTCTTGCTCATCTCCTGTCTTACCCTGCCTCTGTGCTGTTGCGTCCAGGCtctgtggagcacagggatgagGAAGCCTCGGCGGAGGTGCCGGCAGCACGCGGAGGGGCGGCGTTCTCCCTCGCCCTACAGCCTCAAGTGCTCGCCCACGCGCGAGACGCTGACGTACGCGCAGGCGCAGCGCATCGTGGAGGTGGACATCGACGGGCGCCTGCACCGCATCAGCATCTACGACCCCCTGAAGCTCATCACCGAGGACGAGCTGACGGCCCAGGACATCACCGAGTGCAACAGCAACAAGGAGAACAGTGAGCAGCCCCTCCTCACTTCCAAATCCAAGAAAACACCTTCCAAAGGCAAGAAGAAGGAGTCCTGCTCCAAGCATGCGCCGGGGATATCTTTGCACTTGCCCCAGCCCAAGTTCCGTGTGGTGGACTCCTTCAGCCAGCCAGAtgctcctcccctccctgctgcctaCTACCGGTACATTGAAAAGCCTCCTGAGGACCTCGATGTAGAAGTGGAGTATGACATGGACGAGGAGGATCTGGCATGGCTGGAGATGGTCAACGAGAAGAGAAGGGCTGATGGTTATGGGACAGTTTCTGCTGACACTTTTGAGCTGCTGGTGGATCGGTTGGAAAAGGAGTCGTACCTCGAGAGCAGGAACAACGGGGCTCAGCAGTCCCTCATCGATGAGGATGCCTTCTGCTGTGTCTGCATGGACGATGAGTGTCACAACAGCAATGTCATCCTGTTCTGTGACATTTGCAACCTGGCCGTGCACCAGGAGTGTTACGGCGTGCCCTACATCCCCGAGGGGCAGTGGCTTTGCCGCTGCTGCTTGCAGTCCCCTTCTCGCCCCGTGGACTGTGTTCTTTGCCCAAACAAAGGGGGAGCCTTTAAGCAGACCAGTGATGGCCGCTGGGCTCACGTGGTCTGTGCCATCTGGATCCCAGAGGTCTGCTTTGCAAACActgtgttcctggagcccatcGAGGGGATCAATAACATCCCTCCAGCTCGGTGGAAGCTCACGTGCTGCATCTGCAAGCAGAAGGGCATGGGAGCTGCTATCCAGTGCCACAAGGTGAACTGTTACACTGCCTTCCACGTCACCTGTGCACAGAGAGCCGGTCTCTTCATGAAGATTGAGCCCATGAGGGAGACCAGCATCAACGGCACCACGTTCACCGTGCGCAAGACTGCCTACTGTGAGAGCCACTCCCCGCCTGGCACGGTGAGAAGAGGGTGCCCAGCTGCTGGTGGTGATTGGCAGGAGGTCACtgtgaaggaggaggaagaggaggaggtcAGTTCTGGCCCTCCCAAAGGGTCTGTGAAGAAAAACCAAGTGAAATTGAAGCAGAAGATCAAAAAGGAGCCTGGTGATGTGACCAAAGGGCGTTCATCCATGCCCGTGGTGACCGTTGCACAAATTCCCTCTTACAGGTGAGTGTTGCAGGTTTAGGGAAGGAGTTGGACAGCAATAGCTGAACAGGGTCTGTTTTCAGGAATTAGTCCCTCTCATTGTTGACCTTGGAAACACTGAATCTTCAGGCTTTAGCAATGACTGTTTTCAGAGTGCTCTGCAGCATAACTTGTGGCTGGGTTTCTTCTGAGTGTCACTGTGGTTCTCTGGCTTTGCTGAGCAGCCATCCCAAGGTGATGTGTAATGCAGACTCTGTGGTGGTCCCTAATGGCAAACACCCATCCACCATAAAGGCTTTCTTAAAATACTGAGGCATTACAGGTTGGTAGGCAGGTAGGGGTCATCCCACTATTAAAATTTTTGAGATCTCATTCCATAGTTTCTTAATTCTTCCTTTTACTACAGAGCGTGTCAAACCTGACAGTGTTGCAAGCAGCTTTGACTTTGgctgtatttttgtatttttctcccagctctccctcaTGCAGTACTAGGTAGTGCTGAATTTTTGTTTGGTGCCTTAGGAAGTGTGTTGATGTGTCTGTTTTAACAGATAGGCTCATAAGGCACCATGTGTAAGGTAAGAATGgtaaaaaaaggttaaaatagGTGATCTGTTATTCTTGGACTCCTGTCAAGTTAATTTCCCAGGATCCAGATTAATAACATCAAACTTAAATGGTCCCTGGAAGGTTCTTGACACAGGAAGGAGTTTTGAAATTAAGGCTTGGAGCTGAATTGATGATTTCGTACTTTGTGCTGTGGCAAGTGCTTGGTGGGACcctccagcaggaaaagggggaacATCTGTCTGCATGTGAGGAGATCCCAGATTGTCCCAGTTCGTGTGTACTGGGATTTGAGTGAGCATTGACACAACGCTGCAAAGCTTCATCAGGAGACCCCAGGCTCTGCAAAGCCACAATTGCTTTGCAGCTGGCTCCATGACactctgtgcttccttcagGCTGAACAAGATCTGCAGtgggctctccctgcagagGAAGAACCAGTTCATGCAGAGGCTGCACAACTACTGGCTGCTGAAGCGGCAGGCGAGGAACGGGGTGCCCCTGATCCGGCGGCTGCACTCGCACCTGCAGTCCCAGAGGAACGCCGAGCAGGTGAGGGCTGCTCCCCTCAGCTCACAGGGCTCACAGCCTGccctcagcaggagctgagcttaacacagggctggggacggAGTGAAGGTGAAAAGATCAGATTTGAGTCTCTCTCAGTCTCCTGTCGGTGTGCTCATGCTTGAAGAACTGAGTTAGTGCTTCGGGCTGCTGCTCCCGTGCACAGAAAAATTTCCAGCTTCTGTAATAAACTTGGGTGTAAAAGCAGGGAGGGTGTAAATGAGCACACACTGAAGTGTGTTCccagggagaagctgcaggatgATTTGGGGTAATTTCACAGATAAGGTAAAAGCTAGAAAAGCTGATGTTCTCTCTGTTAGACAGCTAAATgctggaggaaggaggggaCATGGCCTGAACAAGAGACAAGGCAGTAAGAGAAAAACTCTGAGAGCAATTCCCAGAGGATTCCTAGAAGAAGAAGGAAGTACAGGAAGCCTGTGGTGTTTTTTATCTCACCCCACTCATATTTTGCAGAAGGAGCAGGATGAGAAGACGAGTGCAGTGAAGGAGGAGCTGAAGTACTGGCAGAAGCTGCGGCATGACTTGGAGCGGGCTCGGCTGCTCATCGAGCTCATCCGAAAGAGGGAGAAGCTCAAACGGGAGCAGGTGGGGAGTTCTGGCTGTCAGTTCCTGCTCTTAACCTCAGCCCCATGCAAGCTCtctgtgattttggggaaaagtgtGATCTTTGTCTATATTCATTCTCTCATTTATGTAGTCTTGTTGCTGAGCACatcaaatgcagttttctttGTGTAAACAGACTTGCTTACCTTTGCTACTGAAGTGTTGACTTAATGACATAACAAGTGATTATAAGATCAAAGAAATGAAGATGTTAAAGGACAAATAAATACTTTTATCTTGTTCCAGTCTTCTTTGAATAGATTTTCCATGCAGGAGATTTTCAGTGCTACAACTTGTTGGCTTGAAATCAAGCAGTCTTAGAGACTTCCTAAAGGATAGAGAGAACTGCATTAGGAATTTGCAGACATCTAACCactgttgtttggtttttgccTTGAGTCTGAGAGCTTATGTCTTAAACTTTGTTTTTGCTCTCTAGTCTAATTATGGATGTTGTTGTTCATATAAATGcatacttttaatttttatatgaTGTTGCTAATTGACATAATAACAATATCTTGAGGCAGACAGTTCTCCAGGATAATTTACCAGGCATGAAAAgcctgtttttgtttttaattgtaGTATCCTTTAACTTCCTGGGATTTCCTCTTGTTTTGCCTTTGTGAGATTAAATAAACAGGAGTTCCCCATGTAAAAGGATTGATCTGGGCAGTGTACATGGAGGGTGCAAGGTGTTTGCCAGAAGTTCTACAACAATGCTGGCCTGAGGTTTCCACCACTGAGTAAAGCTGGGGGGGTGATTCAGAGGAATCTGGAGGGAGACACTACCCATAGATCCTGTTCTCAGTGAGTTATTCCTGGACTCCTGTCCTCATGGCTGTGTTCTGTTGCCAGGTCAAGGTGCAGCAGGCTgccatggagctgcagctgacCCCGTTCAATGTCCTGCTCCGCACAACCCTGgacctgctgcaggagaaggatGCTGCCCAGATCTTCACAGAGCCTGTCAAC
This genomic window contains:
- the BRPF3 gene encoding bromodomain and PHD finger-containing protein 3 — translated: MRKPRRRCRQHAEGRRSPSPYSLKCSPTRETLTYAQAQRIVEVDIDGRLHRISIYDPLKLITEDELTAQDITECNSNKENSEQPLLTSKSKKTPSKGKKKESCSKHAPGISLHLPQPKFRVVDSFSQPDAPPLPAAYYRYIEKPPEDLDVEVEYDMDEEDLAWLEMVNEKRRADGYGTVSADTFELLVDRLEKESYLESRNNGAQQSLIDEDAFCCVCMDDECHNSNVILFCDICNLAVHQECYGVPYIPEGQWLCRCCLQSPSRPVDCVLCPNKGGAFKQTSDGRWAHVVCAIWIPEVCFANTVFLEPIEGINNIPPARWKLTCCICKQKGMGAAIQCHKVNCYTAFHVTCAQRAGLFMKIEPMRETSINGTTFTVRKTAYCESHSPPGTVRRGCPAAGGDWQEVTVKEEEEEEVSSGPPKGSVKKNQVKLKQKIKKEPGDVTKGRSSMPVVTVAQIPSYRLNKICSGLSLQRKNQFMQRLHNYWLLKRQARNGVPLIRRLHSHLQSQRNAEQKEQDEKTSAVKEELKYWQKLRHDLERARLLIELIRKREKLKREQVKVQQAAMELQLTPFNVLLRTTLDLLQEKDAAQIFTEPVNLNEVPDYLEFISNPMDFSTMRRKLESHLYRTLDEFEEDFNLIVANCMRYNAKDTIFHRAAVRLRDLGGAILRHARRQADSIGFDTGVGIHLPESPKPHDFYRFSWEDVDNILVPENRAHLSLEAQLKELLEKLDTVSAARSSGARTRRVRLLRREINAVRHKLAQQQHGRALPDGDGLDTAPGEGDEEGEKGDGGKLPYPPTLEPTGPAPTLSELDSLQDPPTLKPISESRPLNQLQRRMVSDRELFDRKALQQESQAFQRLLSNNGLNGLALPPADSPASPALSSVGRRTSVLFKKAKNGVKLQRGLECSLENGEEHRQGGQRSPSCPDGERQARKRPALGTGLVFEACSGLVPPKRSRGKPALSRVPLLEGVNGDSDFSGSGRPLLMSFESQAELEPLELVWAKCRGYPSYPALIIDPKMPREGLLHNGVPIPVPPMDVLKLGERRQTEAGEKLFLVLFFDNKRTWQWLPRDKVFPLGVDDTVDKLKMMEGRKTSIRKSVQVAYDRAMIHLSRVQGDNPFMPAPYL